A single region of the Armatimonadota bacterium genome encodes:
- the fabG-2 gene encoding beta-ketoacyl-ACP reductase: MRLEGKVALVTGAGKDNRGIGHGIAVALAREGADVVVASHTLANALRVADAVQALGRRSLAIEMDVSQAESVESGVAEAIEAFGRIDILVNNAGITRDALVVRMREEDWDAVLDVNLKGAFLCSRAVAKVMMKQRAGSIVNITSIMGLMGNAGQANYASAKAGLIGLTKSLARELGSRNIRVNAVAPGWIETAMTDSLPESVRETILKQIPLGRLGKAEDVAGAVVFLCSEEASYITGQVLTVDGGLVMI, translated from the coding sequence TTGCGACTCGAAGGCAAAGTGGCGCTGGTGACCGGCGCCGGTAAAGACAATCGGGGTATCGGACATGGCATCGCTGTAGCATTGGCGCGCGAGGGCGCAGACGTAGTGGTCGCATCGCACACGCTGGCAAACGCGCTGCGGGTCGCCGACGCAGTGCAGGCTCTGGGCAGGCGTTCGCTGGCGATAGAGATGGATGTGTCGCAGGCAGAATCGGTAGAATCTGGCGTCGCCGAGGCGATCGAAGCGTTCGGCAGGATAGATATACTGGTCAACAACGCCGGTATCACGCGCGACGCACTGGTGGTGCGCATGCGTGAGGAAGACTGGGACGCAGTGCTGGATGTGAACCTGAAAGGGGCGTTTCTGTGCAGCCGTGCCGTCGCGAAGGTGATGATGAAACAGCGCGCCGGTAGCATCGTCAACATCACCTCCATTATGGGGTTGATGGGCAACGCCGGACAGGCAAACTATGCTTCGGCGAAGGCGGGGCTCATCGGTCTGACGAAGTCGCTGGCGCGGGAGCTGGGTTCGCGCAACATCCGCGTGAACGCCGTCGCTCCCGGCTGGATAGAAACCGCCATGACCGACTCCCTGCCTGAATCGGTGCGTGAAACCATCCTGAAGCAGATTCCGCTGGGGAGGCTGGGCAAAGCCGAAGATGTTGCGGGCGCAGTCGTCTTCCTGTGCAGTGAAGAGGCATCCTACATTACCGGGCAGGTCTTGACGGTAGACGGCGGTCTCGTTATGATATAG
- a CDS encoding uroporphyrinogen decarboxylase codes for MAELTTHERVRRMYEYREADRVPITDSPWSATVERWHREGMPEGADFAEFFGLDRFAYIGVDNSPRYPGKVVEETDEYIITTSPWGVTMKNWKHRGGVPEFLDFTIVDRDSWQEAKARMTPTPDRIPWDVLRQNYRRWREEGYWVSAGLWFGFDVTHSWVVGTERVLMAMVEDPEWLMDMFHHFLEVNLALLDMVWEAGYTFDEITWPDDMGYKGHQFFSLKTYRELLKPVHRRACEWAQAHGVYVRLHSCGDVRPFIPEFIEIGVQMLNPVEVKAGMEPTMLKRQYGDRLGFHGGLNAVLFYDMDAMFAEMERVIPVMKEGGGYIISSDHSVPDSVSLEQFRAFVQKAKELGRY; via the coding sequence ATGGCGGAACTCACCACCCACGAGCGCGTGAGGCGGATGTATGAGTACCGCGAAGCGGACCGCGTGCCCATCACCGACAGCCCCTGGAGTGCGACTGTGGAACGCTGGCATCGGGAAGGGATGCCTGAAGGTGCCGACTTCGCGGAGTTCTTTGGTCTGGACCGCTTCGCCTACATCGGCGTAGACAACAGCCCGCGCTACCCGGGCAAGGTGGTGGAAGAAACGGACGAGTATATCATTACTACCTCGCCCTGGGGCGTCACCATGAAGAACTGGAAACATCGGGGCGGCGTGCCGGAGTTTCTGGACTTTACCATCGTAGACCGCGACAGCTGGCAAGAAGCGAAAGCACGCATGACCCCGACTCCTGACCGTATCCCCTGGGACGTGCTTCGGCAGAACTACCGTCGCTGGCGCGAAGAGGGCTACTGGGTGAGCGCAGGGCTGTGGTTTGGCTTTGACGTGACGCACTCGTGGGTGGTGGGCACGGAGCGCGTGCTGATGGCAATGGTGGAAGACCCCGAGTGGCTGATGGACATGTTCCACCATTTTCTGGAGGTGAACCTTGCTCTGCTGGACATGGTGTGGGAGGCGGGGTACACCTTCGACGAGATTACCTGGCCCGACGATATGGGCTACAAAGGGCATCAGTTCTTCTCGCTGAAAACCTATCGTGAGCTGCTCAAGCCTGTGCACCGACGAGCCTGTGAATGGGCGCAGGCGCATGGGGTGTATGTGCGGCTCCATTCCTGCGGCGACGTACGTCCGTTTATCCCCGAGTTCATCGAAATCGGCGTGCAGATGCTGAACCCTGTGGAGGTGAAGGCAGGCATGGAACCGACCATGCTCAAAAGGCAATACGGAGACAGGCTGGGCTTTCACGGCGGGTTGAACGCGGTGCTGTTTTACGATATGGACGCCATGTTTGCGGAGATGGAGCGCGTCATTCCCGTGATGAAAGAAGGTGGTGGCTACATCATCAGCTCCGACCACTCCGTACCCGACAGCGTGAGTCTGGAGCAGTTCCGTGCCTTTGTGCAGAAGGCAAAGGAGCTGGGAAGATACTAA
- the recG gene encoding ATP-dependent DNA helicase RecG — protein sequence MDGITSAKTGTPRASASPAFARQRSLDDEVRFVKGVGEALAQVLAKLNIYTVFDLLMHLPRRYEDRTHFRTLSQVVPGEAVTVHGTIMAVDNVSPRPKMTITKVIIDDGTGTLELVWFNQPYLKDKFLKMRGQDIVAYGVVQNAPYHYQMQTPEWEPLTDSDPLAAHRIVPVYPLTEGLPQSRLRRIIYNALQTYEPVLIDCLPPDLRRRLNLMPFAEAVRNAHFPESMEHLERARRRLIFEEFYLLQLHIAQRKVAETTGAPGIRFQIDKEVLWRKLHEIVPFELTNAQRRVIEEIWSDMAREYPMNRLLQGDVGSGKTIVAAAAILACVENGYQAAVMVPTEILAEQHFIVLSRLFRKLGIIVDLAVGSLTQRGKKSVRERIATGITQVAVGTHALIQEGVEFRKLGLVIIDEQHRFGVLQRAALREKGQNPDVLVMTATPIPRTLTMTLYGDLDLSIIDELPPGRRPVKTHRKRAHQRAQVYEAVRQLIQQGQQAYIVCPLITESEKMQAKAAEDLAKHLQEEVFPELRVGLLHGQMKPTEKEEIMERFRAGEIDILVSTTVIEVGVDVPNASVMVIEDAERFGLAQLHQLRGRVGRGAHQSFCILISDSNGEDANRRLDVLVRTNDGFVIAEEDLRLRGPGEIYGTRQSGVPSLRVADILRDAELLELARQEAFQTVRTDPELQQPAHRLLQSAMQRNMPRAVLATVS from the coding sequence ATGGACGGCATCACTTCCGCCAAAACAGGGACACCGCGAGCATCTGCCTCTCCCGCCTTTGCGCGTCAGAGGAGCCTGGACGATGAAGTGCGCTTCGTGAAAGGGGTAGGTGAGGCTTTGGCACAGGTGCTCGCCAAGCTGAACATTTACACCGTCTTTGACCTGCTGATGCACCTGCCCCGACGCTACGAGGACCGCACGCACTTTCGCACTCTTTCCCAGGTTGTGCCCGGGGAGGCGGTGACGGTTCATGGTACGATTATGGCGGTGGATAACGTCTCCCCGCGTCCCAAGATGACCATCACCAAGGTCATTATCGACGACGGCACAGGTACGCTAGAGCTGGTGTGGTTCAACCAGCCATACCTGAAAGACAAGTTCCTGAAAATGCGCGGGCAGGACATCGTGGCGTACGGAGTGGTACAAAACGCCCCCTATCACTATCAGATGCAGACACCCGAGTGGGAGCCGTTGACCGACAGCGACCCGCTCGCCGCACACCGAATCGTGCCAGTGTATCCGCTCACTGAGGGGTTGCCGCAGTCTCGCCTGCGTCGTATCATTTATAACGCTCTGCAGACCTATGAGCCGGTGCTGATAGATTGTCTGCCCCCTGACCTGCGCCGTCGGCTGAACCTGATGCCCTTCGCGGAGGCGGTACGCAATGCCCATTTCCCCGAAAGCATGGAGCATCTGGAGCGCGCCCGTCGACGGCTTATCTTTGAAGAGTTCTACCTGCTGCAGCTGCACATCGCCCAGCGCAAGGTTGCTGAGACCACCGGCGCGCCCGGCATCCGCTTCCAGATTGACAAAGAGGTGCTGTGGCGCAAGCTGCATGAGATCGTGCCTTTTGAGCTCACGAACGCCCAGCGGCGCGTCATCGAGGAAATCTGGAGCGATATGGCGCGCGAGTATCCGATGAACCGCCTGCTACAGGGCGACGTGGGCTCGGGGAAGACTATCGTGGCGGCAGCGGCGATATTAGCGTGTGTGGAGAACGGCTATCAGGCGGCGGTGATGGTTCCCACCGAAATCCTCGCAGAGCAGCATTTCATCGTGCTCTCGCGCCTCTTCCGCAAGCTGGGCATCATCGTGGACCTGGCGGTAGGCAGTCTCACCCAGCGCGGTAAAAAGTCGGTGCGCGAGCGCATCGCCACGGGCATCACGCAGGTGGCGGTAGGCACACACGCATTGATTCAGGAGGGCGTGGAGTTCCGCAAGCTGGGGCTGGTGATTATCGACGAGCAGCACCGCTTCGGGGTACTGCAGCGCGCCGCCTTGCGCGAGAAGGGTCAGAACCCGGATGTGCTGGTGATGACCGCTACTCCCATCCCGCGCACGCTGACAATGACCCTGTACGGCGACCTGGACCTCTCGATCATCGACGAGTTGCCCCCCGGTCGCCGACCGGTGAAAACGCACCGCAAACGCGCCCACCAGCGCGCGCAGGTGTACGAGGCGGTGCGCCAGCTGATCCAGCAGGGACAGCAGGCATATATCGTCTGCCCACTCATCACCGAGTCCGAAAAGATGCAGGCAAAGGCGGCAGAGGATTTAGCCAAACATCTGCAGGAGGAGGTGTTCCCCGAACTGCGTGTGGGGTTACTGCATGGGCAGATGAAGCCGACGGAGAAAGAGGAAATCATGGAGCGGTTCCGCGCGGGTGAGATAGACATCCTGGTCTCCACGACCGTCATCGAGGTCGGCGTCGACGTGCCCAATGCTTCGGTGATGGTGATTGAGGATGCGGAGCGGTTTGGTCTGGCGCAGCTGCATCAGTTGCGTGGACGTGTAGGGCGCGGGGCACACCAGTCCTTTTGCATCCTGATTAGTGACTCGAACGGTGAGGACGCGAATCGCCGTCTGGACGTGCTGGTGCGCACCAACGACGGCTTCGTGATTGCGGAGGAGGACCTGCGCCTGCGCGGTCCGGGCGAGATATACGGCACCCGACAGAGCGGCGTGCCTTCCCTGCGCGTGGCGGACATCCTGCGCGACGCAGAACTGCTGGAGCTGGCGCGACAGGAGGCTTTCCAAACTGTGCGCACCGATCCCGAACTTCAACAACCTGCACATCGCCTGCTGCAGAGCGCGATGCAGCGCAACATGCCGCGAGCGGTGCTAGCAACGGTGAGCTAA
- the coaD gene encoding phosphopantetheine adenylyltransferase, with product MAQCRTAIYPGSFDPVTSGHYDIIVRASRLFEKLIVAVAPNPSKQPLFTVEERMGILQEVCASLPNVQVESFEGLLVDFAMQRGAQVIVKGLRAVSDFDYELQMALTNRRLCPQIETIFMMTSSEYVFLSSSMVKEIARLGGSVHGLVPKAVEPYLYRKLGRALPNREANNRG from the coding sequence ATGGCACAGTGCAGAACAGCTATCTATCCGGGTTCGTTTGACCCCGTCACCAGCGGGCATTACGACATCATCGTAAGGGCATCACGCCTGTTCGAGAAACTCATCGTCGCGGTGGCTCCCAACCCCTCGAAGCAACCGCTGTTTACCGTCGAAGAACGCATGGGCATCTTGCAGGAAGTTTGCGCCTCTTTGCCTAACGTGCAGGTAGAGAGCTTTGAGGGGCTTCTGGTCGATTTCGCTATGCAGCGCGGAGCGCAGGTGATTGTGAAGGGACTGCGCGCAGTAAGCGATTTCGACTACGAACTGCAGATGGCGCTAACCAATCGGCGTCTGTGTCCACAGATAGAAACTATTTTCATGATGACCAGTTCTGAGTACGTGTTTCTTTCCTCCAGCATGGTCAAAGAGATCGCCCGGCTGGGAGGAAGCGTACACGGACTGGTTCCCAAAGCGGTAGAGCCGTATCTCTATCGGAAGCTGGGTAGAGCGTTGCCAAATCGGGAAGCCAATAACAGGGGGTGA
- a CDS encoding acetylxylan esterase, protein MDIPSRDERVVNVRHGEMHLPTPAYSSRQQWEARARWLREHILNSAGLLPLPPRAPLKARFFGRIEHEDYSVEKVYFESFPGFLCTGNLYRPVGKKPPFPAVLCPHGHARSGRLEDNPNDNSATSYAGLCVNLAKQGYIALSYDMVGYNDSLQLPHQRLSKEWELWGIHLLRLQLWNSLRAMDLLHTLKEVDTRRIGCTGSSGGGTQTFLLTAVEPRVTAAAPVCMVSAHYQGGCFCENAPGLRLDTNNVEIAALAAPRPLLLVAATGDWTKNTMEEEYPAARAIYALLGAESRVSAVRYEADHNYNRASRESVYAFFGKWLGVHAPEHEPPFRVDPPEKVRVFPDGVLPAGYQKGDAVLESLRQRDAEQLRKRFPRTPQQVPAFRRWLGNAWMHTLAVEAVSPSRVEVLDDREYATPLPHRRLAFRRQGTGEVVLGALFRPAGRASGKAVLLLHPEGTEAWTRSESLLHRLLEAGMVVMTLDAFGTGEHLRRFGKRELQGNFPETFNRTDAQWQVQDTLTALALLRSQRGVRQTSLIGVGNAGWWALLAASCDRKVHAVVADLNGCDGSNRFFLQNMWIPGIRRLGDWATAAVLALPARVLIHHLGVEEARKASLQDFAPTLSVSPMLASDGEILQWVR, encoded by the coding sequence ATGGATATTCCTTCTCGCGACGAGCGCGTTGTGAACGTTCGGCATGGGGAGATGCACCTGCCGACGCCTGCCTATTCCTCTCGCCAGCAGTGGGAGGCGCGGGCGAGGTGGTTGCGGGAGCACATTTTGAACAGCGCGGGGCTACTGCCACTCCCACCGCGTGCGCCTCTGAAAGCGCGTTTCTTCGGGCGCATCGAGCACGAAGACTACAGCGTGGAGAAGGTGTACTTTGAAAGCTTCCCCGGTTTCCTGTGTACAGGGAACCTGTACCGTCCCGTGGGCAAGAAACCACCGTTTCCGGCGGTGCTGTGTCCGCACGGCCACGCTCGTTCTGGCAGGTTAGAAGATAATCCCAACGACAACAGCGCCACCTCGTATGCGGGCTTGTGCGTCAATCTGGCAAAGCAGGGCTATATCGCCTTGAGCTATGATATGGTAGGCTACAACGATAGCCTGCAACTGCCCCACCAGCGTCTTTCCAAAGAATGGGAGCTGTGGGGAATTCATCTGTTGCGTCTGCAGTTATGGAACAGCCTGCGGGCGATGGATCTGCTTCACACCCTGAAGGAGGTGGACACGCGCCGTATCGGCTGCACCGGCTCTTCGGGGGGAGGCACGCAGACCTTTCTGCTCACAGCGGTAGAACCCCGTGTGACTGCCGCCGCGCCGGTGTGCATGGTCTCTGCGCACTATCAGGGAGGGTGCTTCTGCGAAAACGCGCCCGGTTTGCGTCTGGATACGAATAACGTGGAAATCGCCGCGCTTGCCGCGCCGCGCCCTCTGTTGCTGGTTGCCGCGACCGGTGACTGGACGAAAAACACGATGGAGGAGGAATATCCTGCTGCCAGAGCGATCTATGCCCTGCTGGGGGCAGAGTCGCGCGTCTCCGCTGTGCGCTACGAGGCAGACCACAACTATAACCGCGCCAGCCGAGAGTCAGTATACGCCTTTTTCGGAAAGTGGCTGGGCGTTCACGCGCCCGAGCACGAGCCGCCCTTCAGGGTAGACCCCCCGGAGAAAGTGCGCGTCTTTCCCGATGGGGTGCTGCCTGCAGGATACCAGAAGGGTGACGCGGTGCTGGAATCTCTGCGTCAACGAGACGCGGAGCAACTGCGCAAACGCTTCCCGCGCACGCCCCAACAGGTTCCCGCCTTCCGTCGGTGGCTGGGCAACGCCTGGATGCATACGCTGGCTGTAGAGGCGGTGTCGCCTTCGCGGGTGGAAGTGCTGGATGACCGGGAGTATGCAACTCCTCTACCTCATCGTCGCCTCGCATTCCGACGTCAGGGAACGGGTGAGGTAGTGCTCGGCGCGCTGTTCCGCCCTGCAGGTCGTGCTTCTGGCAAAGCAGTGCTGTTGCTCCACCCGGAGGGCACGGAGGCATGGACACGCTCGGAGAGCCTGTTGCACCGCCTGCTGGAAGCTGGCATGGTGGTGATGACGCTGGACGCCTTCGGCACGGGCGAGCACCTGCGACGCTTCGGCAAGCGCGAGCTGCAAGGCAATTTCCCGGAGACCTTTAACCGCACCGATGCACAGTGGCAGGTGCAGGATACGCTCACTGCCCTTGCGCTACTGCGCTCGCAGCGTGGGGTGAGGCAAACATCTCTGATAGGCGTTGGCAATGCAGGGTGGTGGGCGCTGCTGGCAGCGTCCTGCGACCGCAAGGTGCACGCTGTAGTCGCCGACCTGAACGGTTGCGACGGCAGTAACCGCTTCTTCCTGCAGAACATGTGGATACCCGGCATCCGCAGACTGGGCGACTGGGCAACGGCAGCGGTGCTGGCTTTGCCCGCCAGAGTGCTGATCCATCACCTGGGTGTGGAGGAGGCACGGAAAGCGTCGCTACAAGACTTCGCCCCGACGCTGAGCGTATCACCAATGCTTGCGTCAGATGGGGAGATACTGCAGTGGGTGAGATAA
- a CDS encoding 3-oxoacyl-[acyl-carrier-protein] synthase 2 produces the protein MGQMWRRVVVTGMGAITPLGLDVPSFWEGLKSGRNGVATITSFDPSEQPVRFAAEVRDFIPENYMERKEARRMDRFTQFAIAATREALASSGLEITDENRARIGTLIASGIGGLQTLEEQHKVFLERGPDRVSPFLIPMMIANMASGQVAIQFGLQGPCTTVVTACAAGTNAIGDAWEIIRRGDADVMIAGGTEAAITALALASFANARALSTRNDDPEHASRPFDAERDGFVMGEGAGVLVLEDLEFALQRGAPILAEITGYAMTADAYHITAPDPEGEGAKRVMELAMRKAGVAPDEVDYINAHGTSTPANDRLETLAIKRAFGDHAYRLAVSSTKSMTGHLLGAAGAIEAIATVLAIQHQIAPPTINYQVPDPECDLDYVPNEARPMKIDVALSNSFGFGGHNATLVFQRWEG, from the coding sequence ATGGGACAGATGTGGCGACGGGTAGTGGTGACCGGTATGGGCGCCATTACCCCGTTGGGCTTGGATGTTCCTTCCTTCTGGGAGGGGCTGAAGAGCGGGCGCAACGGGGTGGCGACCATCACCTCTTTTGACCCTTCGGAACAGCCGGTGCGGTTTGCGGCGGAGGTCAGGGATTTCATCCCCGAGAACTACATGGAACGCAAAGAAGCGCGTCGCATGGACCGCTTCACGCAGTTTGCCATCGCGGCGACCAGAGAGGCGCTGGCGAGCTCGGGGCTGGAGATTACCGACGAGAACCGTGCACGCATCGGCACGTTGATCGCCAGCGGCATCGGCGGGCTACAAACCCTCGAGGAGCAGCACAAGGTGTTTCTGGAACGCGGTCCCGACCGGGTGAGCCCCTTCCTCATCCCGATGATGATTGCGAACATGGCGTCGGGACAGGTTGCCATTCAGTTTGGGTTGCAAGGACCCTGCACCACGGTGGTGACCGCCTGCGCGGCAGGCACGAACGCTATCGGTGACGCCTGGGAGATTATCCGTCGCGGCGACGCTGATGTGATGATAGCAGGTGGTACTGAAGCGGCTATCACTGCCCTTGCGCTCGCCAGCTTTGCCAACGCCCGTGCGCTCTCCACCCGTAACGACGATCCCGAACACGCCAGCCGACCCTTTGACGCCGAGCGGGATGGTTTCGTGATGGGTGAAGGCGCGGGCGTGCTGGTGCTGGAGGATCTGGAGTTCGCCTTGCAGCGCGGCGCGCCCATTCTGGCGGAAATCACTGGCTATGCTATGACCGCCGATGCCTACCATATCACTGCTCCTGACCCGGAGGGCGAAGGCGCGAAGCGCGTCATGGAGCTGGCAATGCGCAAGGCGGGCGTCGCCCCTGACGAGGTGGACTACATCAACGCGCACGGCACCTCTACTCCCGCCAACGACCGGCTGGAGACACTGGCTATTAAACGCGCCTTTGGAGACCATGCCTATCGCCTGGCTGTCAGCTCCACCAAGTCGATGACAGGACATCTTCTGGGCGCGGCAGGAGCCATTGAAGCCATCGCCACGGTGCTGGCTATCCAGCACCAGATTGCGCCTCCCACCATTAACTATCAGGTTCCTGACCCGGAGTGTGACCTGGACTACGTGCCGAACGAGGCGCGTCCGATGAAGATAGATGTTGCCCTGTCTAACTCCTTCGGATTCGGCGGACACAACGCCACGCTGGTGTTCCAACGCTGGGAGGGCTAG
- the acpP gene encoding acyl carrier protein — protein MSTFDRIKKVIVDKLEVDENEVTPQASFAEDLGADSLDVVELIMALEEEFNIEIPDEDAEGIRTVQDAVDYIEKKLASG, from the coding sequence ATGAGCACGTTTGACCGCATCAAGAAAGTGATTGTGGACAAGCTGGAAGTCGATGAGAACGAGGTCACGCCGCAGGCTTCCTTCGCCGAGGACCTCGGTGCAGACTCGCTCGACGTGGTGGAGCTCATTATGGCTCTGGAGGAGGAGTTCAACATCGAAATCCCCGACGAAGATGCCGAAGGCATTCGTACGGTACAGGATGCGGTAGATTACATCGAAAAGAAGCTCGCTTCGGGTTAG
- a CDS encoding ATPase has product MIPIEILQLLKQLEELVENTKYIALLKLTIGLDHDEFFVLVNRIRASLPEDVKRASNVTRERDRIIETAREEANHIIEESKAEAARILEEARLQAQRMVDQSEIVLMAKEQAQHIVTSAREDARQIRRGADEYARDVLNNLESVLAKAIGTIQRGKETLEESLQEERVPAGAGRG; this is encoded by the coding sequence GTGATACCAATAGAAATCCTGCAACTTTTGAAACAGTTAGAGGAACTGGTGGAGAACACCAAGTACATCGCCCTGCTGAAGCTCACCATTGGGCTGGACCACGACGAGTTTTTTGTGCTGGTCAATCGCATCCGCGCTTCGCTGCCGGAGGATGTGAAGCGTGCGAGCAACGTCACGCGCGAGCGTGACCGCATTATCGAGACCGCCCGCGAGGAAGCGAACCACATTATCGAGGAGAGCAAGGCGGAGGCGGCGCGCATCCTGGAGGAAGCACGCCTGCAAGCACAGCGCATGGTAGACCAGAGCGAGATTGTGCTGATGGCGAAAGAGCAGGCTCAACATATCGTGACCAGTGCCCGGGAGGACGCGCGGCAGATTCGGCGAGGAGCCGATGAGTATGCTCGCGACGTGCTCAATAACCTCGAATCGGTGCTGGCAAAGGCGATAGGAACCATCCAGCGGGGCAAGGAGACACTGGAGGAGTCTCTCCAGGAGGAGCGCGTACCGGCGGGAGCGGGGCGAGGATAA